Proteins from a single region of Apium graveolens cultivar Ventura chromosome 7, ASM990537v1, whole genome shotgun sequence:
- the LOC141673734 gene encoding protein FAR1-RELATED SEQUENCE 5-like, whose product MIFEGYVDVDGWLVYVVVWVEVDGSEEPAAIAAPGAISSPIAIAVPCSGLLRRPMLPATPGAVTAPGAAGTPDSFASPGGAGTPGAVAATQIFPYVNDLKVNNAKAIDARRVILGLGPRYVQTSSILVTTESIVGVIAKASGGVTTEDIAISAYDVPCIGGRLGSSTKLNVDDERKEKRRIRDVIPRTNCSARMCVTHRVKNNKWEVTLVKSEHDHDMVTSDKVQFMQRSKNIDPVTRALLELFDKSGIETAKAMRFLGETWGGVEKLGFSNQDVRNVIRDIRRRVFDSGDVGSEMALLRQLKEKSFGNFFYRVDLDEENRVRGLVWVDHRSLNAYTNFGDVISFDSTYRTNRYCMSFIQITGVNHHYQNILFGFALMRDETEISYKWVLKTWLEAVENKPPLTIITDQDIALENAIAEILPDTKHILCSWHISNKFPEKLSTLYTQYSEFKGDFNDCLYKSLSPTEFVGKWEVLVDKYGLEDHVCLNDMYAIKDKWIRAYTKQHFSAGMTTTSRSESMNSFFDEYVKASTGLKEFIENSQKALETQILNEVKADYETEYKERRLIFNSSLENHASSIYTKEMFRQFQNELRKSTSYVVNSCKDGSNYMWKLYERSAGREEALYYRQDG is encoded by the exons aTGATATTTGAGGGTTATGTTGATGTAGATGGTTGGTTGGTGTATGTTGTAGTTTGGGTTGAGGTGGATGGAAGTGAAG AGCCCGCTGCTATCGCGGCTCCTGGTGCTATCTCGTCTCCTATTGCTATTGCGGTGCCGTGCTCGGGGCTGCTGCGGCGCCCGATGCTGCCGGCCACTCCCGGGGCTGTTACAGCGCCCGGTGCTGCGGGCACCCCCGATTCTTTTGCGTCGCCCGGTGGTGCCGGGACGCCCGGTGCTGTTGCGGCAACAC AAATATTCCCATACGTCAATGACCTCAAGGTGAACAATGCCAAGGCTATCGATGCTAGGAGAGTCATCTTAGGACTTGGCCCCCGGTATGTTCAGACCTCAAGCATTCTTGTTACAACAGAAAGCATAGTAGGAGTCATAGCCAAAGCATCTGGTGGTGTTACGACTGAGGACATTGCTATTTCTGCTTATGATGTTCCTTGCATC GGTGGAAGACTAGGTTCTAGTACGAAATTGAATGTTGATGATGAAAGAAAGGAAAAAAGAAGGATTAGAGATGTAATTCCGAGAACAAATTGTAGTGCTCGAATGTGTGTCACTCATAgagttaaaaataataaatgggAAGTAACTTTGGTTAAATCAGAGCATGATCATGATATGGTAACCTCGGATAAAGTACAATTCATGCAAAGGTCCAAAAATATAGATCCGGTTACCCGAGCATTGCTTGAGTTATTTGATAAATCGGGCATTGAAACCGCTAAAGCGATGAGATTTCTTGGTGAAACATGGGGTGGTGTGGAAAAACTTGGATTTTCTAATCAAGATGTTCGTAACGTAATTCGTGATATTCGACGACGGGTGTTCGATTCCGGTGATGTGGGGAGTGAGATGGCATTGCTACGACAATTGAAAGAAAAAAGTTTTGGAAACTTTTTCTATCGAGTTGATTTGGATGAAGAAAATAGAGTTAGAGGTTTGGTTTGGGTTGATCATCGATCATTGAACGCATACACGAATTTTGGAGATGTTATTTCATTTGACTCCACATATAGGACCAATAGGTATTGTATGTCGTTTATACAAATAACTGGGGTCAATCACCATTACCAAAATATCTTGTTCGGGTTTGCACTCATGCGGGATGAGACGGAGATTTCATATAAATGGGTTTTGAAGACATGGTTGGAAGCCGTCGAAAACAAACCTCCCCTCACTATTATTACGGATCAAGATATAGCATTGGAAAATGCTATTGCCGAAATTTTGCCGGATACCAAGCACATATTATGTTCGTGGCACATAAGTAATAAATTTCCCGAAAAATTGTCGACTTTGTACACACAATATTCGGAATTTAAAGGGGATTTTAATGATTGTTTGTACAAGTCGTTGTCACCCACGGAATTTGTTGGTAAGTGGGAGGTTTTGGTTGATAAGTATGGGCTCGAGGATCATGTCTGTCTAAACGATATGTATGCCATAAAAGATAAATGGATTCGTGCTTACACAAAACAACATTTCTCCGCCGGTATGACCACCACCTCAAGAAGCGAGTCCATGAATTCATTTTTTGACGAGTATGTGAAAGCTTCAACCGGGTtgaaagaattcattgagaattCACAAAAGGCTTTGGAAACACAAATTCTTAATGAGGTTAAAGCCGACTACGAGACCGAGTATAAGGAAAGGAGATTGATATTTAATTCCTCCTTGGAAAATCATGCTTCTTCTATTTACACAAAAGAAATGTTTAGGCAATTTCAAAATGAGCTTAGAAAAAGCACATCTTATGTGGTAAATAGTTGCAAAGATGGTTCCAATTACATGTGGAAGTTGTATGAGAGGTCTGCTGGGAGGGAGGAGGCTTTGTACTACCGACAGGATGGGTAG